One Microvirga thermotolerans DNA window includes the following coding sequences:
- the bcsA gene encoding UDP-forming cellulose synthase catalytic subunit, whose protein sequence is MKKGLIVAFWAVAATLILLLVALPISLQAHLIAGLVVVSCMIVLKFFRAQGVWRLIALALGTAIVLRYVFWRTTSTLPPITELTNYIPALLLYVAEMLCVVMLFLSLFVVSSPLPSRRPPRLDEENLPSVDVFVPSYNESASLLASTLAAAKAMNYPADKLTVWLLDDGGTDQKCQSTDKAQAEEARARRAELQALCAALDVKYLTRAKNLHAKAGNLNNGLEHSTGDLVAVFDADHAPARSFLEETVGYFSTEKNLFLVQTPHFFINPDPLERNLGTFETMPSENEMFYGIIQRGLDRWNGAFFCGSAALLRREALLETNGFSGISITEDCETALELHARGWKSIYVDKPLIAGLQPDTFASFIGQRSRWAQGMIQIMRYRFPPFKRGLTLAQRLCYTSSMMFWLFPFTRFCFLVSPLCYLFFSLEIFTASGGEFLAYTSTYMMVNFMMQNYLYGRYRWPWISDLYEFIQTVYLLPAVLSVIANPSKPTFKVTAKNESMSQSRVSELGAPFFIIFGLLVLGVVATVVRLWAEPYKADVTLVTGAWNLLNLIIAGCALGVVSERGTRRQSHRVRVQRQCRFIMGDKIVDATIRDVSVGGISLRLSQSALPGLKKGALGTLEFTPYSDLPLNQLPMEVRKMSMDEKGVLIGCRFLTETPEHHRLIADLVFANADQWSEFQKRRHQDIGILRGTIWFFSVAAYQTGRGLAYLLGLQKLGTPEQGTDSVSPAAGPAPVAK, encoded by the coding sequence ATGAAGAAGGGTCTGATTGTAGCCTTTTGGGCCGTGGCGGCTACTTTGATCCTCTTGCTGGTTGCCTTGCCGATCAGTCTTCAGGCGCATCTCATCGCAGGACTCGTCGTCGTTTCCTGCATGATCGTGCTGAAGTTCTTTCGAGCGCAGGGTGTCTGGCGGCTCATCGCCCTCGCCCTCGGAACGGCGATCGTCCTGCGTTACGTGTTCTGGCGGACGACGAGCACTCTCCCGCCCATCACCGAGCTGACGAACTACATTCCGGCCCTGCTGCTCTACGTCGCGGAGATGCTCTGCGTCGTCATGCTGTTTCTCAGCCTGTTCGTGGTGTCGAGTCCCCTGCCCTCCCGCCGCCCTCCGCGCCTCGACGAGGAAAACCTTCCCTCCGTCGACGTTTTCGTCCCCTCCTACAACGAGAGCGCCAGCCTCCTCGCCTCCACGCTCGCGGCCGCGAAGGCCATGAACTACCCGGCCGACAAGCTGACGGTCTGGCTTCTCGACGACGGCGGAACCGACCAGAAATGCCAATCGACCGACAAGGCCCAGGCGGAGGAGGCACGGGCGCGGCGGGCGGAGCTCCAGGCCCTCTGCGCCGCTCTCGACGTGAAGTATCTGACCCGGGCGAAGAACCTGCACGCCAAGGCGGGAAACCTGAACAACGGGCTCGAGCATTCGACCGGCGACCTCGTCGCGGTCTTCGATGCGGATCATGCGCCGGCCCGCAGCTTCCTGGAGGAAACGGTCGGGTACTTCAGCACGGAAAAGAACCTCTTTCTCGTGCAGACGCCGCATTTCTTCATCAACCCGGATCCGCTCGAACGCAACCTCGGAACGTTCGAAACGATGCCGTCGGAGAACGAAATGTTCTACGGCATCATCCAGCGGGGCCTGGATCGGTGGAACGGCGCCTTCTTCTGCGGATCCGCAGCCCTGCTCCGCCGCGAGGCGCTGCTCGAAACGAACGGGTTCAGCGGCATCAGCATCACCGAGGACTGCGAAACCGCGCTCGAACTGCACGCCCGCGGCTGGAAGAGCATCTATGTCGACAAGCCCCTGATCGCCGGGCTTCAGCCCGATACCTTCGCCAGCTTCATCGGCCAGCGGTCCCGCTGGGCGCAAGGCATGATCCAGATCATGCGTTACCGCTTCCCGCCCTTCAAGCGCGGCCTCACGCTCGCCCAGCGCCTTTGCTACACGTCGAGCATGATGTTCTGGCTCTTCCCCTTCACAAGGTTCTGCTTCCTGGTATCGCCGCTCTGCTATCTCTTCTTCTCTCTTGAAATCTTCACCGCATCGGGGGGCGAGTTCCTCGCCTATACCTCGACCTACATGATGGTGAACTTCATGATGCAGAACTACCTCTACGGTCGTTACCGCTGGCCGTGGATCTCGGATCTGTATGAATTCATCCAGACGGTCTATCTCCTTCCCGCCGTCCTGTCGGTCATCGCCAATCCCAGCAAGCCTACCTTCAAGGTCACCGCGAAGAACGAGTCCATGAGCCAGAGCCGCGTCTCGGAACTGGGCGCGCCCTTTTTCATCATCTTCGGCCTGCTCGTTCTCGGTGTCGTCGCGACGGTGGTGAGGCTGTGGGCCGAGCCCTACAAGGCCGACGTCACCCTGGTGACGGGGGCGTGGAATCTTCTCAACCTGATCATCGCAGGCTGCGCGCTAGGGGTCGTCTCCGAGCGTGGGACGCGGCGGCAGAGCCATCGCGTCCGCGTCCAGCGTCAATGCCGCTTCATCATGGGCGACAAGATCGTCGACGCGACGATTCGCGACGTATCGGTGGGCGGCATCAGCCTGCGCCTGTCACAATCGGCTCTCCCGGGCCTCAAGAAGGGAGCTCTCGGGACCCTCGAGTTCACGCCCTATTCCGATCTGCCCCTCAATCAGCTGCCGATGGAGGTCCGGAAGATGAGCATGGACGAGAAGGGAGTTCTGATCGGCTGCCGCTTCCTGACCGAGACGCCCGAGCACCACCGCCTGATCGCCGATCTCGTCTTCGCCAATGCGGATCAATGGAGCGAATTCCAGAAGCGCCGGCATCAGGATATCGGCATTCTGCGCGGCACCATCTGGTTCTTCTCGGTCGCGGCCTACCAGACGGGGCGCGGCCTCGCCTATCTCCTTGGACTTCAGAAGCTCGGAACCCCCGAGCAGGGGACGGATTCCGTGTCGCCTGCCGCCGGACCGGCGCCCGTGGCAAAGTAG